The following are encoded together in the Pectobacterium punjabense genome:
- a CDS encoding GNAT family N-acetyltransferase, translated as MSDDIFIITQPEDPIVAPIIDGLFAEYAQRYGDFFGERESDPPGIYQQPHGIFIALLRQGVPIATGAFKRYDSTTAEIKRVWTDNSLRRQGLAGKVMQELEQHARRLGYQHFFLTTGFRQPEAVRLYLSHGYTPQFDTTVDPATYSIPPYDGRLPFKKALFEIATPQAAWQTEVEMINRHLKVC; from the coding sequence ATGTCCGACGACATCTTCATCATTACCCAGCCCGAAGACCCTATTGTGGCCCCCATTATCGACGGTCTGTTCGCGGAATATGCACAGCGTTATGGCGATTTTTTTGGTGAACGGGAAAGCGATCCACCGGGAATCTACCAACAGCCGCACGGCATTTTTATTGCGCTGCTGCGTCAAGGTGTCCCCATTGCTACCGGCGCATTTAAACGCTACGACAGCACCACCGCTGAGATTAAACGGGTATGGACGGATAATTCGCTGCGCCGTCAGGGGTTAGCAGGGAAAGTGATGCAAGAGCTGGAGCAGCATGCCCGGCGACTAGGCTATCAGCATTTTTTCCTGACGACGGGCTTCCGTCAGCCTGAAGCGGTGCGCTTATACCTGAGCCACGGTTATACCCCTCAGTTCGATACCACCGTCGATCCAGCGACTTACAGCATTCCGCCTTACGATGGGCGTTTACCGTTTAAGAAAGCGCTGTTTGAAATAGCAACGCCACAGGCCGCGTGGCAAACGGAAGTCGAGATGATCAACCGCCATTTGAAAGTGTGTTGA
- a CDS encoding amino acid ABC transporter permease, with the protein MTQSLQTSSQQPPLSQAQEPPLNIVPARYPFRFAGALFSLFIFAGIIQSIALNPRWEWAVFAEWFFNPVILTGLGQTLLLTALGTLFSIIFGTALALARLSPSYLLSTLSWLYIWLFRSLPLILVLIILYNFSYLYDELALGIPFTSVVFLRYPTIDLLDQFSVAVLGLTLVQSAYTAEIIRGGILGVDAGQFEASAALGLPGGRRTVRIILPQALRSILPTGFNEIISLAKGTSIVYVLALPELFYTVQVIYNRTQQVIPLLMVATIWYLLITTVLSIVQYYVERYVSRGAVREMPPTPRQRFVRFLTRKRARSLT; encoded by the coding sequence ATGACGCAATCTCTACAAACGTCTTCTCAACAGCCACCGCTGAGTCAGGCACAGGAACCGCCATTAAACATTGTTCCCGCGCGTTACCCTTTCCGCTTTGCCGGTGCGCTGTTTTCGCTGTTTATTTTTGCCGGGATTATTCAATCCATCGCGCTGAACCCACGTTGGGAGTGGGCAGTCTTTGCCGAGTGGTTTTTTAATCCGGTAATCCTTACCGGATTAGGGCAAACGCTGCTGCTGACCGCGCTTGGCACATTATTCAGCATTATTTTCGGCACCGCGCTGGCGCTGGCTCGCCTTTCGCCGTCGTACCTGCTTTCCACGCTGTCATGGCTGTATATCTGGCTCTTTCGGTCACTCCCGCTGATTCTGGTGTTGATCATCCTGTACAACTTCTCTTATCTCTATGACGAATTGGCGTTAGGCATTCCGTTCACCTCCGTCGTATTTCTGCGCTATCCGACGATTGACCTACTGGATCAATTTTCCGTCGCCGTGCTTGGCCTGACGCTAGTGCAATCTGCGTATACGGCGGAAATTATTCGCGGCGGTATTCTCGGCGTGGACGCGGGCCAGTTTGAAGCCTCTGCGGCACTCGGTCTGCCCGGTGGTCGCCGCACGGTGCGCATCATTCTGCCGCAGGCGCTACGTTCCATTCTGCCCACCGGCTTCAACGAAATCATCAGTCTGGCGAAAGGCACTTCGATCGTTTACGTACTGGCGCTACCGGAGCTGTTTTACACCGTTCAGGTCATCTACAACCGTACACAACAGGTTATTCCGTTGCTGATGGTCGCTACCATCTGGTATCTGCTGATTACCACTGTGCTCTCCATCGTCCAATACTACGTAGAACGCTATGTGTCCCGCGGTGCCGTGCGCGAAATGCCGCCTACACCGCGCCAGAGGTTCGTCCGTTTCCTGACGCGCAAACGCGCACGTTCACTCACCTGA
- a CDS encoding amino acid ABC transporter ATP-binding protein, whose product MSEAIDYFAHARTTTQPQAESARGLLEIRNVAKHFGQHKALEDINLTLAPGSVTVILGPSGSGKSTLLRTINHLERVDQGFIRIDGDYIGYRRKGNTLYELKEKDVLRQRINVGYVFQNFNLFPHLSVLENIIEAPLAHRLYSRQEAEDVAFTLLESVGLRHKAHSYPRHLSGGQQQRVAIARALALKPKVMLFDEPTSALDPELVGEVLDVIKSLARSGVTLVVVTHEIGFAREVADRVVFMVDGKIVESGDSWQVLNHPRHPRTINFLNKVL is encoded by the coding sequence ATGTCTGAAGCTATCGACTATTTTGCTCACGCCCGAACCACTACGCAGCCACAGGCAGAAAGCGCGCGTGGGCTGCTCGAGATCCGCAATGTGGCAAAACATTTTGGTCAACATAAAGCGCTGGAGGATATCAATCTGACGCTGGCACCCGGCTCGGTCACGGTAATCCTTGGCCCATCCGGTTCGGGGAAATCCACGCTGCTGCGCACGATTAACCATCTTGAGCGCGTGGATCAAGGCTTTATCCGTATCGACGGCGACTACATCGGCTATCGCCGCAAAGGGAATACACTCTACGAATTGAAAGAAAAGGACGTGTTACGCCAGCGTATCAACGTCGGCTATGTATTCCAGAATTTCAATCTGTTCCCCCATCTTTCGGTGTTGGAAAACATCATTGAAGCCCCGCTGGCGCATCGGCTCTATTCCCGGCAGGAAGCCGAAGATGTCGCCTTTACTCTGCTAGAGAGTGTTGGACTTCGTCACAAAGCACACTCTTATCCACGCCACCTTTCCGGTGGTCAGCAGCAGCGCGTCGCCATCGCCCGCGCGCTGGCACTTAAGCCGAAAGTGATGCTGTTTGATGAACCGACGTCCGCCCTCGATCCCGAGCTGGTCGGCGAGGTGTTGGATGTCATCAAATCACTTGCCCGCTCCGGCGTGACGCTGGTTGTCGTCACACATGAAATCGGCTTTGCGCGTGAAGTCGCCGATCGCGTGGTATTCATGGTCGATGGCAAAATCGTCGAAAGCGGTGATTCCTGGCAGGTGCTAAACCATCCCCGCCACCCGCGCACCATCAATTTTTTGAATAAGGTGTTGTGA
- the arsC gene encoding glutaredoxin-dependent arsenate reductase has protein sequence MNTISIYHNPDCGTSRNTLEMIRNSGAEPTVIYYLDTPPSRDELVTLIGDMGMTVRALLRKNVEPYTQLGLAEERFTDEQLIDFMLQHPILINRPIVVTPLGTRLCRPSEQVLDILPDPQRGAFTKEDGEEVTDEAGQRVK, from the coding sequence ATGAACACAATTAGTATCTACCACAACCCCGACTGCGGTACCTCGCGTAATACGCTGGAGATGATCCGTAATAGCGGCGCAGAACCCACGGTGATTTACTATCTTGATACGCCGCCTTCACGTGATGAACTGGTGACGCTCATTGGCGACATGGGAATGACGGTTCGTGCCTTGCTGCGCAAGAACGTAGAACCTTACACACAACTGGGGCTTGCTGAAGAAAGATTTACTGACGAACAGCTCATTGATTTCATGTTGCAACATCCGATCCTGATAAACCGTCCGATTGTCGTTACTCCGCTGGGAACCCGACTATGTCGTCCATCAGAGCAGGTGCTGGATATTCTTCCCGATCCGCAACGAGGTGCATTCACGAAAGAAGATGGTGAAGAAGTCACTGATGAAGCGGGCCAACGCGTGAAATAG
- the urtE gene encoding urea ABC transporter ATP-binding subunit UrtE — MLEISELNQYYGGSHILRGLSFEVNSGEITCLLGRNGVGKTTLLKCLMGLIPAKSGTIRWQGEAINTRKPYQRVQAGIAYVPQGREIFPRLTVEENLLMGLSRFPGKQARQVPDEIYQLFPVLDEMKQRRGGDLSGGQQQQLAIGRALACKPQLLILDEPTEGIQPSVIKEIGAVIRQLAQRGDMAILLVEQFYDFAAELADSYLVMSRGEIVQRGRGETMEQDGVRGLVAI; from the coding sequence ATGTTAGAAATTTCAGAATTGAATCAATATTACGGCGGTAGCCACATCCTGCGCGGCTTATCTTTTGAGGTAAACTCCGGCGAAATTACCTGCCTGCTAGGGCGCAACGGCGTAGGGAAAACCACGCTGCTGAAATGTCTGATGGGCTTGATCCCGGCAAAATCCGGCACAATTCGCTGGCAGGGCGAAGCGATCAATACGCGTAAACCTTATCAGCGTGTGCAGGCGGGCATCGCCTACGTGCCGCAGGGGCGGGAAATTTTTCCTCGCCTGACGGTAGAGGAGAATCTGCTGATGGGGCTATCACGCTTTCCGGGCAAACAGGCGCGACAGGTGCCAGATGAGATCTACCAGCTTTTCCCGGTGCTGGATGAAATGAAACAGCGGCGCGGCGGTGATTTGTCCGGCGGGCAACAGCAACAGCTGGCGATTGGACGCGCGCTGGCCTGCAAACCACAGTTATTGATTTTGGATGAGCCGACAGAAGGGATACAGCCATCGGTCATTAAAGAGATTGGCGCGGTTATTCGCCAACTGGCGCAGCGCGGTGATATGGCGATTCTGCTGGTCGAGCAGTTTTACGACTTCGCCGCTGAACTGGCAGACAGCTATCTGGTGATGTCACGTGGGGAAATCGTCCAGCGCGGGCGGGGAGAAACAATGGAGCAAGACGGCGTACGCGGACTGGTCGCGATTTGA
- the urtD gene encoding urea ABC transporter ATP-binding protein UrtD, with translation MTESVFVPSAAVPTVSSQTQFAQRHPSDRHRHQTDPVLQLDKINVSFDGFRALTDLSLQIGVGELRCIIGPNGAGKTTLMDVITGKTRPDNGKVFYDQFTDLTMLSPVDIARAGIGRKFQKPTVFEALTVFENLEIALKTDKSVWASLRARLNGEQRDRIDDTLALLRLGHERQRPAGLLSHGQKQFLEIGMLLVQEPHLLLLDEPAAGMTDAETAYTAELFRSLAGKHSLMVVEHDMGFVESIADHVTVLHQGQVLAEGSLREVQANEQVIDVYLGR, from the coding sequence ATGACTGAGTCTGTATTTGTACCCTCAGCGGCTGTACCTACGGTTTCTTCACAGACCCAGTTTGCCCAGCGACACCCGTCGGATCGCCATCGACACCAGACCGACCCGGTGCTGCAACTCGACAAGATTAACGTCAGTTTTGACGGTTTCCGTGCGCTCACCGATCTCTCATTGCAGATTGGTGTGGGGGAACTGCGCTGCATCATCGGGCCTAACGGCGCGGGGAAAACTACGCTGATGGATGTGATTACCGGTAAAACGCGACCGGATAACGGTAAGGTGTTTTACGATCAGTTCACTGACCTGACGATGCTATCGCCAGTGGACATTGCCCGTGCGGGAATAGGGCGAAAATTCCAAAAACCGACGGTATTTGAAGCACTGACGGTGTTCGAAAACCTCGAAATCGCGTTGAAAACCGATAAATCGGTGTGGGCAAGCCTGCGTGCCAGGTTGAACGGCGAACAACGTGATCGGATTGACGACACGCTGGCGCTGTTGCGGCTCGGCCATGAACGACAGCGACCCGCAGGGCTGTTGTCGCATGGGCAAAAGCAGTTTTTAGAAATTGGCATGCTGTTAGTTCAAGAACCACATCTGCTGTTGCTCGATGAACCCGCAGCCGGGATGACCGATGCAGAAACCGCCTATACCGCCGAACTGTTCCGCAGTTTGGCAGGTAAGCACTCGTTGATGGTCGTGGAACACGATATGGGTTTTGTCGAAAGTATTGCTGACCACGTTACGGTGCTGCACCAGGGACAGGTACTGGCAGAAGGATCGCTGCGCGAGGTACAGGCTAACGAGCAGGTTATTGACGTTTATCTGGGGCGCTAA
- the urtC gene encoding urea ABC transporter permease subunit UrtC: MKQPMTITLTQRAPRLMLGLGSTLLLALLILPFLALLPAENPLAISTYTLTLIGKILCYAIVAVALDLVWGYAGLLSLGHGLFFALGGYAMGMYLMRQAAGEGMPAFMSFLSWTELPWFWAGTQYFVWALCLIVLVPGVLAFVFGWFAFRSKIKGVYFSIMTQALTYAGMLLFFRNETGFGGNNGFTGFTTLLGFPITATGTRIGLFVATVLLLAASLLVGFTLARSKFGRVLTAVRDAENRLMFCGYDPKGFKLFVWTLSAVLCGLAGALYVPQVGIINPSEMSPTNSIEAAIWVALGGRGTLIGPLLGAGIVNGAKSWFTVAFPEYWLFFLGLMFILVTLFLPRGVIGLLRRKKHD, translated from the coding sequence ATTAAGCAGCCGATGACGATAACCCTGACGCAGCGCGCGCCGCGACTCATGCTTGGCCTTGGTTCGACGCTACTATTGGCTTTGCTGATCCTGCCGTTTCTCGCGCTGTTGCCCGCAGAGAACCCGCTGGCGATCTCCACTTATACGCTGACGCTAATCGGCAAAATTCTGTGCTATGCGATTGTCGCCGTGGCGCTGGATCTGGTGTGGGGCTACGCCGGGCTGCTGTCGCTCGGTCACGGCCTGTTTTTCGCACTGGGCGGCTACGCGATGGGCATGTACCTGATGCGACAGGCCGCTGGCGAAGGGATGCCCGCATTTATGTCATTCCTGTCGTGGACGGAGCTACCGTGGTTTTGGGCCGGCACGCAGTATTTCGTCTGGGCGCTGTGCCTGATTGTGCTGGTGCCGGGTGTGCTGGCGTTTGTATTCGGCTGGTTCGCATTCCGCTCCAAAATCAAGGGCGTCTATTTCTCAATCATGACGCAGGCGTTGACCTACGCCGGCATGCTGCTGTTCTTCCGTAACGAAACGGGTTTTGGGGGTAACAACGGATTTACCGGTTTTACTACGCTGCTGGGCTTCCCCATTACGGCTACGGGTACACGTATCGGGCTATTTGTTGCCACCGTGCTGCTGCTCGCTGCCAGCCTGCTGGTGGGGTTTACGCTGGCACGTAGCAAATTTGGCCGTGTGTTGACGGCGGTGCGCGATGCGGAAAATCGCCTGATGTTCTGCGGCTACGATCCGAAAGGCTTTAAGCTGTTTGTCTGGACGCTTTCCGCCGTGCTATGCGGGCTGGCAGGGGCGCTGTATGTGCCGCAGGTTGGCATCATCAACCCTAGCGAAATGTCACCAACTAACTCCATCGAGGCGGCGATCTGGGTTGCTTTGGGTGGACGCGGAACGCTAATCGGCCCGCTGCTCGGCGCGGGGATCGTCAACGGAGCAAAAAGCTGGTTTACCGTGGCCTTTCCCGAATACTGGCTGTTTTTCTTGGGGCTGATGTTTATTCTCGTCACGCTATTTTTACCGCGTGGGGTGATTGGATTGTTGAGGAGGAAGAAACATGACTGA